The Lolium rigidum isolate FL_2022 chromosome 1, APGP_CSIRO_Lrig_0.1, whole genome shotgun sequence region GAAGACAAAGACACTAACCTTGAGGAACATCTCCAGGGGCACATCGAAAATGTCATCGACCTCATGGATGTTGAGAacaggtttaaatccttctatatCTGAGAGTATGCCAACTATAGGAGCAACTACCAGAAGATGCTGCCAAAGACACTAAGAATATTAACCTTGATCGAACTCCGGAAGTTTACCAATTCGAACTTTGAAAATGACGGCTTGTAGAAACTCAACAGTGAGGGGTGATACAATAACATGTTTTGGACTTGGCTTGTAAATGGACCTAAATGAATTCACAACCTACTGATCAGACAACTTACCACTGCAAATGGCGCAACTCAATTACTTGGTTTACTTTAAAAAAGAAGTTAGGTTCTCGCTGTAGCAGTGGCAGCAGACGTGCAATGCAGTTTTAAAGTGTAGCTTCTACTGAAAATAATATGGATACCAACAGTTGGCGGAATCTTTTTGAATGAACTTCCTCTGGTGATATGAAAAGTGCCAAAGTAATATTCATATATATTTGACAAGTCTGGTTAAAATCCTTAATTTACTGCATGACATCCGAAAAATGCAATAAGACAACGGTCATAAGTCTGGGATACTGTAGTCGACTCCTAAATATGCATACTACTTTGTCAATTTCGAATACAAAGACAACATTCCATCTCTTAATGGTAAACTGCAAGATAAAGAATACTCCACTTGCTATTCAACTTTCTGCCAGAGCTTAAGTCAGTAACTAAAAGCATGGAATGGACAAACATGGAATATATGATGCCTAGCTAGAAAGAAAAGGCACGTAGCCTACTTGACATGATCATCAAGACACACATAGACAGACCCTATGACTCAAGATTGTTTAGCTGCAAGAACTTTGAGTAGTTCCATATCTGTAATAGCTAGACAGACAAAAATAAGGTTCTGTTCATTCCATTGTTGCATTGTAAAAGTTCCCCGGatgtaagaaaagcatcaatttgGATGGAAAATAAGGCCAAAAAGGAAAAGGCAATGCACCTTTGACAAGAAGTGCTCAAGAGAGGTAACAACAGTGACCAGACATGGATCAAGCCCaatctcctcctctgcctccctcAATGCTGTAGCTGCATCGTCAGCATCACCCTCGTCAACTTTTCCGCCTGGCAATGCAACTTCCCCTGTATTGGGAGAAGAAAAATCACTGATAAAAAGCATCAAAACTTACTATGACAATGAGTACACGAAAGTTCTCACTCACACTTTTCAGTATGGGAGAGACAAACTTAGGACAAAATGAGCAGGGCTAGGCTACATCATCAGCTCACCTGAAGCTATTTTGAGACAAGCCAGCTCTCAAGGTCAGCAAGAAATGTATACTCAATCCGGCTAATATCTGAGCGAAAGATATACTACTCTGGCGACCATCAGTGACCCTGAATCCTAAAATCGAAAGATATGGCTATTATCGCAAATTTGTAAAGCATTATGGGATTATTGCTAAACCATTAGCTTCCCTACTGAGAAAGAATGCATTTAAACGGTCACCTCAAGCACAAGTGGCATTTCATCAGTTGAAGCAAGCTATGATGACTACCCCTGTTCCCACCTTGCCTGATTTCACTCAACCATTTTGCATAGAGACAGATGCCTGCGCCTCTGGCATAGGTGCAGTCCTGAGTCAACAAGGCCACCCAGTGGCGTACTACAGTAAAGCACTAGGCCCAACAAATCAGAAACTGAGCATATATGAAAAAGAGTTTCTAGCCATAATGATGGCTATtgattttttttggagcaaccggcaggagcactgccttttcattaagaagagggaaattTGGTCAGTTTATAAGGGAAACTGACCGAAAACCGTACAATCCAAACGCcacaccggccccgaggccgcgcaccACACGAGCTGACAACACTCCCGCCCTAGCAAGAGACATCACTCAAAGAAagctcccggagccgccgctccgacatccACACCGGTCCCGAGACCGCGCACACTGGCGAGAACCCAAAAACAACCGAAACACAACACACCGGCCCCTAGGCCGCGCACGCTACGAGCCGACGACACTTCAGCCCAAGCAAGAAGGGACGACGCTCAAAGAGACAAGAgattcggagccgccgctccgacgtcCACACCGGTCCCGAGACCGCGCACCCGCCTAGCCGGCAAAGCAGCTACCACGCAAAGCAAACCAAAACTTGCCTAGCGGAGTACCAGACCTCCAAGACATCGCCCCCAAGGGGGAGACGACGAAGACGCCGCCGATGCCCGCTCTAGCGAAAGCCAAAGctcaggttttcacccggagagtcTGAAACTTCACACGACGAGGGAGGTGAAggagctcctcgacaatgcctccATCGAGGGGAACGACGTCCGAGGACGCCGACATCGCCGGCACCAACCGAAGTGGATGCAGTGCTTTCGCGCGGAGTTCACCTAAACCCAAGTCGTTGAAGCCTATCCACGAAGGCGAAGAAGATGTGCCCGCGTCGCagctcgccaccgccgccacacgAAGCCAACCATGCCATAATGCCACGGTGCTCCAGGACGAGCCCTTCGGCCGCCCACGCAGTCATGCCCTGCCGCCCGCACGACCAGGACAGCAACAGAGACCTCCAtgtcccggagccgccgctccggccttCACACTCAGCAGCAGAGCGAACACCTCATATCGACTCGCCACCCGCCGCAGGGCGCCGGACAGCGCCCCGACCACCCGAAGAGCGGCACCGCGCCGCCGTCCAAACACCATGGCACACCTCCCACCATGGCTGCAGGTGCCAGCAATGGCAACCTGCCACACGCAGTGGCCCACCAAAGCCACCAGGTCGCCGACGAATCCAGGGAGCTACCACACAACCACCGTGTCGAGGCATCCCCGAAATCCATCGACCTCCACGCAACCTCTGCGTCGAGGCACCacccggccgccgcccaccaacgTCACCGCgttcccggggccgccgccccggcctcccAGCCGCCGTCACCTGCGCCCAGACTTAGAAACGAGGTGGTAGAGGACCACCATGGGCCAAGGCCGCCGCCGACAGCCGCATGCCGGCGAGTAGACGCCGCAGACGCCAGCGCCGAAGACTCCCGCCGGCCAACCGGGAGCAGGCAATCCGAGGCGCCGGACCACCATCCGCCGGCAGGCGCACAACCGCCCGGGGACGGCGCCGGTCGTAGCGCTGCCCACGCAGCCACCAGGACCAGGCGCAGATGAAGAAAAGTCCGGGGCCGCTGCCCCGGCGCACGCTGCCAGATCGAGCCCGAGCAGGCCCAGATCTAGCCCACAGGGCCGAGCTCGAAGCAAACGGCAGCAgcgccggccgccgcacgccgctgcGCGAGATCGACGCCTCCACCTTGCTGCAGAGCAGCCGCGACGCGCCCCGGCCTCCCCACCCCTCGCCGGCAACGCCCCACACGGGCCGGCAACCGCCTACAGAGAAACCCCCACGCCCTTTGGAGatggggcccgccgccaccgcggcaagggccagcggcagcggcggaagCGGCGGCCGGACGGGAGGCTACTGGCGGCGCGCGAGGTTTCCGCCCCCGGCGTCGCCTGGGGAGCGACGCGAGGAGCGGGGTAATGTTCACTTCCAAAAAAAAATATGATGGCTATTGATAGGTGGCGACCTTATATTTCCAGAGGACCCTTCACAATCAAAACAGACCACAGAAGCTTGTTTTACTTGGAGGAGCAGGCACTTACATCTGAGTTACAGAGAAAGGCCATGACTAAACTGATAGGGCTGCAATacaataaaatacaaaagaaaggtGGATAATAAGGCAGCAGATGCTTTGTCACGCATTGGCCATGTACATGCTATTTCTATGGCACAACCAGTCTGGCTACACGAGGTTCTGAACTCCTATGTGGTGGACAATCAGGCGCAAGACCTTTTGCAGAAATTGACTGTATCTCCCAATGCAGAGCCACCGTTCACTTTGACAAATGGCTTGATCAAACATGGTGACAAGATCTGGGTCGGTGCAAACACAGGTCAGCAGACCAAGCTGATAGAGGCTTTCCACTCTACACCCATAGGTGGCCATCCAGGTGTTCAGGCGACGTACCATCGAGTTCACAAGCTATTTCACTGGAAAGGCATCAAACAAGCTGTCACTAATTTTTTCAACCAATGGCAAGTATGCCAGCAAGCCAAACACAAGCACTGTAAGTACCCAGGTTTGCTCAGTCCTCTCCCTGTACCTGCTGGAGCTTGGGAAGACTTGTCCATGGATTTTATAGAAGGCTTGCCAAAATCTCAAGGATACAATGTTATTTTGGTAGTGGTAGATAGATTCACCAAATACAGTCATTTCATACCATTGAAACACCCATACACAGAAGCTACAGGCAGAAgaatttatggatcatgttgtcaAGTTACACAGTTTACCAGTTACAATCGCATCTGATagagataaaaaaaattacaagaaAGTTTTGGCAAGAACTGTTTGATATTTGGGGCACCAAATTGCAAATGTCCacggcctatcacccgcagactgacggcCAAACGGAACGAGTAAATCAGTGCTTAGAAATGTATTTGAGGACAGCTGTGGCTGATTCACCAAAGAAATGGGTTTCGTGGCTACCACTAGCAGAATTTTGGTACAACACAGCGCAAAACTCAAGGCTGCATATGGCGAGGAGCCAAACTTGGGACAGTTCACTACAGCCTCCCAGCCAATCCATGCTGACCTACAGACCTGGCTCAAGGAAAAGGAAACACTGTCACAATTCCTTAAGCAACATCTGATCAAGGCACAAGCAAAGATGAAAGCGGATGCAGATAAGAACAGATCACAAAGGGAGCTGTTTTCTTAAAACTGCAACCTTATGCCCAGTCCTCGATTGTCAACAGACCATTTCCCAAATTATCCATGAAGTTCTTCGGTCCATTCAAAATTTGATCAGAATTGGACAATCAGCTTACAAGTTGCAGTTACCAGATTCAAGCCTCGTTCACCCGGTGTTTCACGTGTCTCAGCTACACATGTACCAGATCACATTCCAGTGTTCTCTACACTGCCAACTCCTCTTCAGTTGGACACGGGCGAGCTGATTCCTGAAGAAATCCTGGATCGACGGCTAGTCGAAAAAGGTAATGCTGCTTTGCTGCAGGTGCTCATTGGCTGGACGAATTTACCGGCTACTTCAGCTACTTGGGAAGACTATGAGGTTCTGCATCAGAGGTTTCCAGATGCACCAGCTTGGGGACAAGCTGGATCTCCAGGGGGCAATACTGTCACAGTCGCCGCCCTCAAGCTTGGCGAAGTGGTGCCAGGACGAAGGAAGGTCAAGAAGAAGAGCCACGAAGCAATGATGACCGGGAATTCAAAGTGTGAAGCATGGGCTGGAGGTGGGATGAAAGTGGTGTAGCAGGCCGTGAGCCGAGTTGAGAGAATAGACAGGAGAGAGTGTGTTGCGGTGTGCGTCATAAGCACCAGATAAGAAATGAATAGAGATACCGTCTCCTACCTTCCTGCTGTTCTCCCTATCCCCAATTCTCGAATCTGAATCCATCAAACCCTAGTCCCAAATCCGTTGATCCTTGACCCTTGGCAAGGACATTACAATGGCAAGCCAACTCCGAGCAGGCTATCTCGTTTCAGAACAAAACCCCAGTGGTTAGCCAATCCTGAGATAAGCACAAGTTGCTCGCAAGTTTGCAAGTTGTAAGCCTCTATTGCACCTTCCATGCCTGTTCCAATTAGTGATCAAAGTATGCTATTCCTAGCAACCAATCCAACAAGGTACTAAATTCCCACCATTCGTACAAATTTTGATCCCAAAATTGCATAAAAGCATGTTGTTCTATGGTTGGCTGAAGTATCTAAACTGAACAGAAAAAAACGAATACACGGTCATTTTGAAACTATAGTCATGATTCGTGAAACATGTATCATCATCTAGTGTGAAAACCTATAGTACTATTGTGTTGTTTTGTGAGTGGAAAGTCCGACAAGAACATTGAAGGGCAGTAGAACGACGGAAGGATCCATTAAACCATCCTAGCGCCCTCCTGGCACTACCATCCTATAAGGTTTAAAATAGCAAGCAATCCTCTGAACATATTTTTTCATTTCTGCTGCACTGAACTACCAGTCCCAGAAATCCACTCAATTGATTAATGTCCCATCCCCAAAACAAAGAGCCGAAATGGCGCCAGGCTTCATTGCGAGACAACCTTGAGCATCGattcctagaagcaaagcaatctGCTCACCGGAGTGGGTGGAGAGGGAAGATGAGCGCTTGGTGAGGATGACGCGGAGCTCCCCGGCGGAGCCCCGGAAGAGGCAGATCAGCACGGCGGCCCTCCGCGGCTTGAACAGCTCGCCGGCGTTTGGGGTCGCCGCCGTGGATGGATCGCCGGCATACGGGGAGGGAGGCGGCTGGTGAAGCCTCAGCCGGCCGATGAGCTCCTCAAGATCCGTGCCGGGCTTCTCCCCTTCCATGGGACGGAAACTCTGGGTCGAGTCGTCGAGAGATCGGAGTTGGGTTAGGGAGTGGTTGAAGGTGTCGCCTCTCGGTCTGGGATGGTCGGATCAGCAAACTGCGCAAAATCGGCTTCACCAAATCGTGTTGACTTTTCTAACTTTCTACTCTCTACAAAATTCAAAATAGTAGTAGTACTACCATCATTTAGCCGATTTACTTTAAATATGGGAGTGCCTGGGTCACAGTCGACTGAGGAACTCTTAAGTCTCAGTCGACGCCCAGAAACCGTCGATCTCTTGATCGTTTTCTTCTGTCTCGTGTCACCTGATAGCTTTCTGCTGTGTCACCTGATCGCTTTCTGGGTCCTGCTGTGCCTTTATGTGGGCTTTTGTCTGATTTTGACCAAGTCACAGCTGGACTCCTGCTGATGTGCAATTATGTCGCTGGCTGGACTCCTGTGGGCTGACCAAGTCACAGCTGAACCCCTTGCGCAAGAAAAAGACAGAACAGGCAGAGATCAGATCGtagcatcgtcttcttcctcccgtcGAGACGTTGCTGGCCATGGGGAGAAGAGATCCCAGTAAGGCTTAGCAAAATTCTTCCCCCAAAACCTCCAGCCGAAAAGGATCTCAAGTAGATGGAGAATGGATCAGGATCTTACCCAGGTATGATCTGCTCTAAATCCATCAATTTTTCCTCCTCAATTTCTGTCGAAAAATTTGTCCCAGATCTGTACTGTAACTTGTGCGTCAGAAAAGATCATGTCCTCTTCTCAATTCTTGATTCCTGTGTTGAAAAAAATGATTCCAGTTGAGTAGCAGTTCAAGATTACAAAAAATAGAAGTTACTATAGGTTGAATTCTTTGAACATCAACAGCATGTACAATGTACACAGGTAAGAATGCAGTATAAACACAAAAAGTAAAACTTCCGATTTGCATGAACAGTCTACACAGGTGGTTTGCACTTAAAAAAGTGAACAAATAGTCAGTATTGaagaattttcattttatatgatCATAGGGACTACACTTCTATTCCTGTTGCAGTTCAAAGAAATAGACATATGACAGAttgagagttatcagtaagaaatAACAATTGCATGGAAGATTATAAGACAATTGCTTAAACATATATAATGCTATGATGAAACAGCTAGCACAAGGCAAAAACAGCGATATCGGCATGCACCACAACCCTGAATTTAGTCTACAACTCTAACTTCTCTTGTGAGTGCTAGTGTAGTACAGTTAGCATAACATTTCTTATGACTACAAAGTGTACTTACTTAGCAGAGCAGCAGCTGCAAAAAAATTGACATGCTGCTGCATAAGAAGCTTGAGTTGCGGTAATTGGATGGCCATCAGGCCAGTGCTTGTGTGGGAAATGAATGCAGTTTGAATAGGCAAGAAATATATGCATCATATACAAACACGAAAAAAATTACAGATTTacacaaattttgaaggagcaagttCGGTTCTTACGATGACTTTGTAACTGTAGTTTGGTGTAATAATCTGATAATTATGGGTAATTAGCTATTGCTGAATTAACCTACTCCTAGAATATGTGTGACTAATTTAATCAGGTAGCTTTGATGTGATTATCTGATAGCTGTGACTAATTTAATCGGTAGCTCCCCTCGAATAACCTCGTTATTACAACTTATATAGCTACTGCTAAGATAACAGATTATTACACCAAACTCCTAGAAATAGCGGTAATTGGATGGTCATCAGGCCAGTGCTTGTGTGCGTAATGCTTGCAGTTTGAATAGGCAAGAATATATGCATCATATACAAACACGAAAAAAATAACAGATTTTCACAAATTTGCAGGAAATGCAAGAGCATTTAAAGAGGCAAGTATATATGCATCATATGGTTCATTCCTCAAAGGCAAAAGTCaggtaatcctttgttcacatatGGCAGAACTTGCAATTTTCTATAAGTATGATGTACAAACAAATTGACAATTTAAAAATGATCTTCAAAATGTAGGTTTCATCTTACACACCTTTGCATGGGCAACCTCGAAATTTCGACCAATCATCGAGATATTCAGAGCAGCTTCTCTTTAGCAATTCTACTGTATCGTCTTCATCTGGTCCACAGGTAACAAGATAAGTCAAACTTTTAGTTCTCTGACTAGTTTCAGTAACACTTTTACAATGTTGAATCTATTTGTCTGAATCTATTTCTTGAAACAATACAACATGTTTTGCTTTTTATTCAGGTTGAATTCTTTGAAGATCAACAGCATGTAGAGTGCACACAGGTAAATGCACtataaaaaacaaaaggaaaacttTCGATTTGCATATACAGTCTACACAGGTGGTTTGCACTTAAATAGTAAACACATAGGCAGTATTGAAGAATTTTCATTTCATATGATCATAGGGACTACACTATAGTTAACTTAACTTCTATTCCTGTagctgacattttaaatgacaaaTGTTTGTCCTTTCTACAGGTTCCTCCGCCCTGCCACTTAGACCTACAGCCTGCAAGAATAGATATCCAAGAAAATGCAGTGAGTGTAGAACCTAAAAATATGAAGAAGTGAAAGTAGTATATATCTGATTGTATATATCTGATATTAACATGAAAAATGCAGCTGAACCTATCACAAGGCAGTGGTATGACATACTCTCAAATGATGAGAGCATTGAATCGATGCAACTTTCTCAGGTTAAATGCACAAACAAAAAGTTCTATATGTTCTGCCATTATTGAAAAAAATAATGCAAAAATTGATTGAACTGATGTTTTCATATTTTCAGCAAGGTGAAGGTAGTTTCATGGATTTTCTTACTGGACCAATGGGTAGTGAGGTAATAAAAATGTTGATCAATTTTTGACAAGACCTACAAAAACATTTCATGTTTAACATGTATTATAATTCTCTAATTGTCCTTTCTTGTTTAATTCCGTAATCAAATGTTCATGATAATCGGCGAAGTGAATATGTTCATAACGATGATGAAGATTATGCTCATGGAGGTAATGCCTGCAGTTTGAATGACACATACTTGAGAAATGGCCAACCGGATGAGTATTCGGATGCTCAAGGGGATAGTGCATACAAATACAATGATACATGGGTTAATCCCCGCGATCGAGTCGAACTCGGACAACAGTGATGGTGCGGAACAAGAATGCTCTCAGCCTGACATTCCTGATAATCGAGAGGAACCGAATGTTGCTAGCACAGTTGATTTAGAAGGAGAAGAAAGTGATGGTGAAGTAAGGTCAGTGGGAGAAGATACTGTACAAGAATTGTCTCAAGAAGATatcgaaatatttcttgagaatgAAAGTCTAAAGGCCGCTCAAACATGCAGTCAGGAAGTGCGGAGCCACCATGTACCACATATTGACCAGGTTTTTGATACACATGAGGCTGCTTTTGAGTTCTACAACACTTACTCAGAGATAATTGGGTTTTCAGCTAAAATAGCAGGAAACTATCATTGCAGTAAAGAATAATAAAGCAACTAGGTATACTTTCAAATGCAACCGCTCCGGGAAAGTTTTGGATGAAGAAACAAAAGCGGaaaggaagagaaaaagagatcCGAAGAGGCAAGAAACTAGAAGGAAGAAAATGCAAGAGAAAGGAGAGACCGAACCTTTGAAGCCTTCACCACCGCCGAGCATTCCACCTAGAGATCAAcctaagaagagaaaaagaaacaaTGTGGAAATTACGAGGTTGTCTTGCTTGAAATGATTGTGACTCTCAAAGGAGATAAATGGGTGATAACTAGTCCGAATATGGAACACAACCATGAGTTGAGCCCGTCCGAAGAATCTAGATTTTTGAGGTCACATAAACACATGACAAATGAAGAGAAGCTTTTCATAAGGACATTTAATTCAGTGAAGCTTCCGACTAGGAAAATCATGGCAATACTAACTTACTTGAGAGGTGGTTGTTCCAGGGCTGTTCCATATACCAAAAAATTTGTG contains the following coding sequences:
- the LOC124684534 gene encoding nudix hydrolase 15, mitochondrial-like, giving the protein MEGEKPGTDLEELIGRLRLHQPPPSPYAGDPSTAATPNAGELFKPRRAAVLICLFRGSAGELRVILTKRSSSLSTHSGEVALPGGKVDEGDADDAATALREAEEEIGLDPCLVTVVTSLEHFLSKHLLVVAPIVGILSDIEGFKPVLNIHEVDDIFDVPLEMFLKDENRRSEERERMGQVFTIQYFNYETENRKYVIWGLTARILIHAASIVYQRPPDFVERRLQFNLPKY